The region aggttctgaaagagtgtgtgtgtgtgtgtgtgtgtgtgtgtgtgtgtgtgtatttttttccaagggGGGGGTTGCGATGGCACAGTAGGTTgagccgggttctgctctccggtgggtctagggtttgagtcctgcttggggtgccttgcaatggcctgGTGTTCCgccctgggtatgtcccctccccatccagccctgcaccctgtgtagccaggttaggctccggctcgctataaccccgcttgggataagtggtttcagccagtgtgtgtgtgtgtgtgtgtgtatacattgcacagtaaaatgacagtaatattCTCCTAGACAAAAACTATCTGCCATGGTAATGCAGTCCTTGGAAGTGCACCCATAGCTTGCTGCCTGTGGATATGGAGGTAGCAGGTTGGAATTCCACCTCTTGATGAAGAACTCTTGAGTAAGATATATACCCTAAATTTCCTCCGTAAaaattccagctgtataaacaatgGTACATACTTTTgtgggtagcttaacattttaagtcactgaggaaaaaagtatgagctaaatgaataattgtaattctATTTGCCAAAATGTTATGGAGAAGATGGAAttcatcttaaaataaaaagcccTGTTTACCTGGATTTCAACAGATGAAAAACTATGAAGAATGAAGGCTTGGCTaggataaaaatgtttttcaataatttcttttaatttgagtttgtaattaattttgatGTATAAGCATTAGAATTGAGAATATCAAATTTGTTACACAGACATATGCACAGATGTATGCACATTGTTAATACAAATCTACGAGCAATCTTCACAACTTCACAAACGCCTCTCCTTGATCTTTCAAATGCCTGGGAAAGGGCAAATTTTACCTTTTAGTGTACTAGCACACTTCAGTTTTCCATCCACGTTGCAGCAACAATTAGAACTTTTCAGGGGACAAAGGatcaaatggaaaataatggtACATTCACCCTTTTTTAGTCTAATTTAAATCACTGAAACACATTgaattattcaaataatttatttaactcAAAACTTAAGAATGGAAAATATGCATTCCTGTCACcatcaattaactttttttgcatttttcatgatgaaaaatgtatctttattTCTCAGTTACAGTTACTCAACATATAAACTTAAGGTTATAAGAACAAGTACACAACTTTAGTGAATAGCTCAACAAGGGTATACtaattgtaatgtaaataaattgccTTAAAAATGAGAATGTGAAgctcaaaactgagaacctgtgaTGTGCCAGCTCAAGTAGTCAACTAATTTGCATATTAAGCAGTTATCTGAAGTGCATCCCATATGATGATCTTTCAGTGTATGTAGTAGTATATTTTAAACTGTAGAATTATACCTcaataaaatggcaaaacagCATTCTGTAATTTAAGAGAATTTTTCTAAAgttttacatctaaaataaatatgaagaaaaattgTTGCTATTTGCCCCCTGCAGTTTTTTAGAATTTGTAAGGCCATTAAATTGCATTTCTCCCAGAATTCCTTCTTATTGCCAATTCAGAAATGATAAAAACCCTTCAGGACTCAGATACGAGTTCTCTATTACTCTGATCTCGACAGAACACCTCCTTTCTGTTGCATGCTGCAAACCTGTTATACTACCTAAATTAGGAGGTCTGGACGGAAAAGGAGATCTTCGTCAGAAGTGTATCTGCTCTCTAGTGGAAGGCGGTCCATCAGAACCCTGAGCTGCTCCTCCCGCAGTCTGATCTTGTCCTCCAGCTTACGCTGTTCAATGATGAGTGCAGACTTCATCTTGACAAAGTGCACGTAGTTGGCTAATCGGTCCTCACTAAGGTAATTGGCCAGGATGTTGTACACCAGATGTTCTCGGTGATCCAGATTCTTCTTCAGCTCTCTGGCATCTTGGTGCTGCCGAATCAGCTGCTTTCGTTTCTCCAGCAGGGAGTGCTATGCCAAAGCAAGGACACTTCTTAGTGAGCCAGCTGATGGATCAACAACTAACAAGAGGCAAGAGGGAGCTAGCTAGTGGAACAACTATTGAGCAAGTACAGCCAGTAGCCAATAGGGCACATGTGTGAACGTGGATCTGTGGTGTAATTAAGGTTAAAAAATGCCTAACCTAATTAAGAAACATCTACTAcatataaaaattacaaatttatcTGGAGtttaaaggttgctggtttctTGTTATTCAGAAATTCTGAAATTCCAtcagtgttatttttgtctGTAGAAGGAATTTTTGGAgttaatgttttcaaaacaaacattaaaaaaacaacaaatttaaacCACAGCCTGTGTCACCTTTATAAACCACAATGACTAACCTCATTATCATTTCTAGCTCATAAGCCCTACCTTCTCCTTGGGAGATACTTGCTCCCCAAGGTTGCTCAGGGCTTTCTCCACCCTGTCCAGGCGGCTGGTTAGTGACATCAGCAGGCTGACCACCTTGTCCACATCACCAACAAACATACGAAACTTGTCCAGCTCGCTGGGCTTGCCAAGCTTCCGGAGGGCTTGCTCCACCTCCTCCCCAAGTACATTGTTGGCTCGTATGTCCTCCTGCACACTGTCCTGGGCCTCTCGCAGTACCTGCAGCTTCCTGGTCAGGCTGCCAATCAGCTGTACAAAACAAAGGGCCATCCATCAAGAAAGATCAGTTtcttcactgatttattttctaaaacGGCTGTTAGAAGATGACCAAACACAACCTATGTTTCAGCATGCAGCCTGTTGATGTCAGTAAGAATGCACAGCTGAATGGAATTAATCAATCAACAATAAACCCTGATTAGGAGAGAAATTAGTCAACGACAACAAAGTAGAGCACCATGttgtttgcctgttttcctACATCAGCGGAAGAATTTCAAGGAAGGGAATTGATGCTTTCACATCAAGACATCTAGACACCTCTGAGTCCTGCATCCCTTTTGTCCCCATCTGGAACTCTTCTGACTCTTCTGCAGATGCCGTGGAACTTGAGAACATGGAGTCTGTCACCTTGGAGGCTGCATCTGTTCTGATGTCCTTCTCCCACCTGAGACAATGAGAGACACTGGTCAGAAGAGATGATGAACAGGGAATAGGTACAACGTAGAAAGAACTTAAGTGTAATTCATCTAACCACAACATTTTCAATCAATTCATCAATATTGTATAGGCAAACAAGATTATTATTAACTGTTCCTACATGTCACTTTTCAGAAATACTCCATCGTCAGTGTTGTcttagcaaaataaaattttgagctgaaaaaaatctgaagttacTGTTTTATAACTGCATTAGGGAATTGCAGCTGTATTCTTAGCTTGTGAGGGTTCTGTAACATTCTGGTGTGATGTGTGGCAGCATGTGATACAGTCATGATATAAATGAATATACCATGATTCTAGTTAAATGCAGTCTGCATAATAACATAGATGAGTATTATGTAGGGCCAAAAAAAATGATTCATTCAGAATCTCAGTATGTTGACAATTCCTTGGGGTTTTAGGCTGAGAATTGCTGTTTAAATATCTTGAAATGATGCATTAAAAAACTtgtaagaaacacacacacacacacacacacacacacacacacacacacacacacacacacacacacacacacacacactttcagaaccgcttgtcccatacggggtcacggggaaccggaacctacccggtgacacagggcgtaaggctggagggggaggggacatacccaggacgggacgccagtccatcgcaaggcaccccaagcgggactcgaaccccagacccaccggaaagcaggactgtggcccaacccactgcgccactgcaccccctttcttgtaagaaacatttattcaaaaattaaattgtgaGTTTGTGCACTGCTCACCGCTCCTCTGTTGTCCTACTCAGTCCTGGTTGTGACGACCCCCTCTGGAAGTGGTGCGGCCTCTTTTGCAGACTCACCCCTGGGACCCCACTTTCAGCAGCCCTATGCTCCAAACCCCTCTGCCCCATGTTGGGGGCAAGCGGCTGGTGGCTGGAGGATACTTCACTGGGCAGCTTGTGGTGGTGTTGCTCTTCCTCCATGTCCTTGGCAGGAAAAGCCATGATGGCAGCCTCTTCTACAGTGGCATTCTCCAACATGCTGTCCATTCTGGGTCCACATATGCAGACATACATTAGTATATTATTAGAAATTTCTGCCGAACACCACTGAAGAAGGAACATGGTGCTTTAGCACAGCTAAAACAACATAAGACCAAAAAATCTCCACTGAAGCaaactggtccagtaaaaagtaTGAGAGTTAAATACCTAAGCATGTTCTGATGTATATAACTTCTGACAGAGAAAGGTctgaaatgaatatattttcagattttggTATAGAGTAAAATGGACATTTTGTCCATTTCACATTACAGTGTCCAATACAaaagcttctttttttaaaaacactgcagacaAAACCAAGTTTAATGGAATTTAAACAAACATTCCCCTTCTAACTTATTGAGATGCATTACCTGCATTCATCCTGTATGGTGACAGATACTTGGACCTTGATCTCGTGAGAAGAAAACTGCTGAGAGCGAGTGTGCAGCTGAAGTTTGAGTCTACACTCCACGAATGAAGAAGAGGAAACGCGGGCTCTCTCCAGCGCTCCCAGCTCATcttctggccctatgccctgatgAGGGTTCTCACAGGGAGCAAGTGATCCCCAAGGAACGACAAGGTCTAGAGGCAGCTCTGCACATGGTGAGTTGTGCTTAGATGCCTGGTCATTTCGTGAACCATGTGAGGACTCCTGGGGGTCTTTCAGTGGTGCTGTGGCCTTCAGTCCATCCAGATTAGACTGGCACTGCTTCTGTTCCAGGGGTCCTTTCTTCTTGTGAGCAGAGTGTTCATGGAACACTTTGCTGGGGGACCATCCACTTGGTTGTTCTGGGTCCTTTAAGTGGGGTTTCTCACTTGGATGGCGGTAGGGATGTTTGAACAAAGTCCTCTTCTCTGGGTCATCCATAGGAGTGTTCTCTGTAGGTGGCTCTAAGACATCTGGTGAAGTACTATCACTGTGTCTTCGGTCATAGAGCCTAAAAAAAAGGAACCAGAAAAGATGTAGAGTCCCCAAAGAGCTGATAAAGTGCTTTTCAAGGATCTGGTGACAGTAAGGCTGCATTACTCTTTTGCATTTAAACCGGGGAATATCACCACGTAGAGGTAAAGTCTCATCAGATAAACTAACTTAGTCCAACATGGATACCTCAGCCATTTATTCTCAACAATTGTCACATTGTTTGTTCAGATGTCATTTCATTTAACTGCTACTCATGTCCTAACTGTCATCAAAACCTCAGATTAAATTCATTGGATGTGAACAAGTTTCATATGCATAACTGCGTAGAACATTTGTGTATTCACTTTCATGCATGCTTTAAGTTCAATTTAgttgatttttacagaacactCTTCTCAAACACTGACAGaacgctgaacaaaggatcaggagatataacaaataaaaggttagctatacattaaattactacaataattaTAGTaggtattaaagctataagtaaggcaacagatgaaaagaaaagaaaaaactaccaACCGAAAggtaaaggagaaaaataaacctctgggggtctgaGTGTCAGTGATTCCTTAAGTACCTTTACTAAAACACCCTTATGGTGCAAAATGGTCTTACTCTCAAGTACATAAACATGGAGTTTTATGCTTCAAATTCTCACCTTGCTGCTTTTTCCTGTCTAGCAGGTTCTGGCAGAGAACTGTCTGTAAATCCCCTTTCTCGGACTGGATGGTTCTAGATGGAAAGGAAAATACCCACGCCAGCCATTAACACATAATCTGAATGCTTCCACTCGTAGGAGAacaatttcatcttttttccagCACTGTAAACTGCTACTGCCAAACTGACTCAATATTTGCATATGAGGGAGTATGCCTTTGTGTGCTGTATACAGCTTGTTtaattcatgtaaaaaaaactgttttctatGTTTACAATATTATTCCATGATCACTGGAGCAAGtaagttttaataataatttaagagGTAATAAAATTACACCACTTAGCACTAACATTTATCATTCAAATGCAAtgagaaaaaacattaataaaaattataagaaaaaataaaatttaactgTCATCATCCAATACAATTAAAGTATTACACCACTTAGCTCTGACCTTTTCGTAGAAATCTTCAGATGTTGAAGTATCATGGTTTTTATAGGTGTATGAGGGTTTATTCAATTTATCCACATGTTTATCCTGGACTTTGTCAGTAGACAAAGATGTCCCAGGAGTAACGAGTTCCAGAGGGTTCTTCTTAATATTCCGGGTGTTCTGGTGCCCTGCTGGAGCTCTCTGCCACTTTGAACCCTGTAAGCCAACTCTGTCGAAAGAACTGAAACTGCTATGGCTTTTGCCTAGTGGGTGTCCTCTAAAGGGGGCTTTGGTCTTGCCATAGCCCTCCTCCATCTTTCCTGGGTGAAGTTTCCTGCCAGATTTGACCTCAGGGTGATCCACAGGGGAACTCTGCTTGGCAGACCTCATCATTGACCTGGGAAGAGCTGGTTTGTCAGTTGTCTCTAATTCTCTGTGTTCATTTACAGATGATCGATCAGCTTCAGGATGAAAGATCTCGTCTTCTACTCCCACCTCATTGATTCTGTCTGGTGCTGAAAAAGAATGCATTTTCTGCTCAACTGGAAAGCGCTTACGACCGCCCAGCCGAGGCACCTGAACATTTGCAGGACTGGGTTCATCCTGCAAAACTTTTGAG is a window of Scleropages formosus chromosome 14, fSclFor1.1, whole genome shotgun sequence DNA encoding:
- the LOC108920573 gene encoding protein Shroom2-like isoform X2 produces the protein MSAALERRPSERKGWRLVDVPLVGAAPWGFTLMGGREHQEPLVITKVEEGSEAETAQLRVGDELVSVNGVVLSGYRQEAICLVKSSYKTLSLVVRRRIVSVSRHHSCHPTKVTDNQAESARTQTMPIPVREMRYDSSSDWKRPGCWDPNIVQQVSSSLSSMDYIEQSSHGYCSKGLRNSTDNTDSLVGSLYGSAYSSFSTCSTAMNQSLTSENMTYKPSQWDSNSGVSNVRLPHRSNTSQHVHEWPGFQQLSINTRSPESSKTQDPTEYNNSSSERPPLGPVWHIPIKKSKAPSPPQASSDSFALTRAHEKGWTLDVPGSDGLDFHVSQKSQDQGLEKGLSQNNDITHIGHINNRRGAGVKPSSTPPFKSDTMSPYTSPDSHNNDHLIRNNHHSLNSTDLQQGKPVCNPVLHDQHKVGNEITHFPQTSYTSVSKPHNWSSSYSNVEEFPADNITPLFKYAHVTSSAAVSSTSISENLDHSKHSQNCFMTAQQSVHSLAVPQASVKVGDIERGTGHKMGDHSSVDFQNVNKKNFLLSQEQQLYLESDEYEHNSGQVRNQSPHLGVIVETPPEKPKTENRKSSGKSGEIQETVDPQGRKEMQATQNSHSTGSEWFVNSLNSEVQTRRTQVQKNKIIATVTDSRTKEDETVCKDEGSCTPLSSPEGSISYKNHLKAAQARVLRATSFSRKDLDPMLPDHLGGDVSDGDIVPYLMHQDKTSMHACSKVLQDEPSPANVQVPRLGGRKRFPVEQKMHSFSAPDRINEVGVEDEIFHPEADRSSVNEHRELETTDKPALPRSMMRSAKQSSPVDHPEVKSGRKLHPGKMEEGYGKTKAPFRGHPLGKSHSSFSSFDRVGLQGSKWQRAPAGHQNTRNIKKNPLELVTPGTSLSTDKVQDKHVDKLNKPSYTYKNHDTSTSEDFYEKNHPVRERGFTDSSLPEPARQEKAARLYDRRHSDSTSPDVLEPPTENTPMDDPEKRTLFKHPYRHPSEKPHLKDPEQPSGWSPSKVFHEHSAHKKKGPLEQKQCQSNLDGLKATAPLKDPQESSHGSRNDQASKHNSPCAELPLDLVVPWGSLAPCENPHQGIGPEDELGALERARVSSSSFVECRLKLQLHTRSQQFSSHEIKVQVSVTIQDECRMDSMLENATVEEAAIMAFPAKDMEEEQHHHKLPSEVSSSHQPLAPNMGQRGLEHRAAESGVPGVSLQKRPHHFQRGSSQPGLSRTTEERWEKDIRTDAASKVTDSMFSSSTASAEESEEFQMGTKGMQDSELIGSLTRKLQVLREAQDSVQEDIRANNVLGEEVEQALRKLGKPSELDKFRMFVGDVDKVVSLLMSLTSRLDRVEKALSNLGEQVSPKEKHSLLEKRKQLIRQHQDARELKKNLDHREHLVYNILANYLSEDRLANYVHFVKMKSALIIEQRKLEDKIRLREEQLRVLMDRLPLESRYTSDEDLLFRPDLLI
- the LOC108920573 gene encoding protein Shroom2-like isoform X1; the protein is MSAALERRPSERKGWRLVDVPLVGAAPWGFTLMGGREHQEPLVITKVEEGSEAETAQLRVGDELVSVNGVVLSGYRQEAICLVKSSYKTLSLVVRRRIVSVSRHHSCHPTKVTDNQAESARTQTMPIPVREMRYDSSSSDWKRPGCWDPNIVQQVSSSLSSMDYIEQSSHGYCSKGLRNSTDNTDSLVGSLYGSAYSSFSTCSTAMNQSLTSENMTYKPSQWDSNSGVSNVRLPHRSNTSQHVHEWPGFQQLSINTRSPESSKTQDPTEYNNSSSERPPLGPVWHIPIKKSKAPSPPQASSDSFALTRAHEKGWTLDVPGSDGLDFHVSQKSQDQGLEKGLSQNNDITHIGHINNRRGAGVKPSSTPPFKSDTMSPYTSPDSHNNDHLIRNNHHSLNSTDLQQGKPVCNPVLHDQHKVGNEITHFPQTSYTSVSKPHNWSSSYSNVEEFPADNITPLFKYAHVTSSAAVSSTSISENLDHSKHSQNCFMTAQQSVHSLAVPQASVKVGDIERGTGHKMGDHSSVDFQNVNKKNFLLSQEQQLYLESDEYEHNSGQVRNQSPHLGVIVETPPEKPKTENRKSSGKSGEIQETVDPQGRKEMQATQNSHSTGSEWFVNSLNSEVQTRRTQVQKNKIIATVTDSRTKEDETVCKDEGSCTPLSSPEGSISYKNHLKAAQARVLRATSFSRKDLDPMLPDHLGGDVSDGDIVPYLMHQDKTSMHACSKVLQDEPSPANVQVPRLGGRKRFPVEQKMHSFSAPDRINEVGVEDEIFHPEADRSSVNEHRELETTDKPALPRSMMRSAKQSSPVDHPEVKSGRKLHPGKMEEGYGKTKAPFRGHPLGKSHSSFSSFDRVGLQGSKWQRAPAGHQNTRNIKKNPLELVTPGTSLSTDKVQDKHVDKLNKPSYTYKNHDTSTSEDFYEKNHPVRERGFTDSSLPEPARQEKAARLYDRRHSDSTSPDVLEPPTENTPMDDPEKRTLFKHPYRHPSEKPHLKDPEQPSGWSPSKVFHEHSAHKKKGPLEQKQCQSNLDGLKATAPLKDPQESSHGSRNDQASKHNSPCAELPLDLVVPWGSLAPCENPHQGIGPEDELGALERARVSSSSFVECRLKLQLHTRSQQFSSHEIKVQVSVTIQDECRMDSMLENATVEEAAIMAFPAKDMEEEQHHHKLPSEVSSSHQPLAPNMGQRGLEHRAAESGVPGVSLQKRPHHFQRGSSQPGLSRTTEERWEKDIRTDAASKVTDSMFSSSTASAEESEEFQMGTKGMQDSELIGSLTRKLQVLREAQDSVQEDIRANNVLGEEVEQALRKLGKPSELDKFRMFVGDVDKVVSLLMSLTSRLDRVEKALSNLGEQVSPKEKHSLLEKRKQLIRQHQDARELKKNLDHREHLVYNILANYLSEDRLANYVHFVKMKSALIIEQRKLEDKIRLREEQLRVLMDRLPLESRYTSDEDLLFRPDLLI